A stretch of Rhinopithecus roxellana isolate Shanxi Qingling chromosome 12, ASM756505v1, whole genome shotgun sequence DNA encodes these proteins:
- the MED18 gene encoding mediator of RNA polymerase II transcription subunit 18, with protein MEAPPVTMMPVTGGTINMMEYLLQGSVLDHSLESLIHRLRGLCDNMEPETFLDHEMVFLLKGQQASPFVLRARRSMDRAGAPWHLRYLGQPEMGDKNRHALVRNCVDIATSENLTDFLMEMGFRMDHEFVAKGHLFRKGIMKIMVYKIFRILVPGNTDSTEALSLSYLVELSVVAPAGQDVVSDDMKNFAEQLKPLVHLEKIDPKRLM; from the exons ATGGAGGCACCTCCAGTCACCATGATGCCTGTCACTGGGGGCACCATTAACATGATGGAGTACCTGTTGCAGG GAAGTGTTTTAGATCACAGTTTGGAAAGCCTCATCCACCGCCTTCGTGGTTTGTGTGACAACATGGAACCTGAGACTTTCCTTGACCATGAGATGGTATTCCTTCTTAAGGGCCAGCAAGCCAGCCCATTTGTTCTCAGGGCCCGACGCTCTATGGACAGGGCAGGGGCACCCTGGCATCTGCGCTACCTGGGACAGCCAGAAATGGGAGACAAGAATCGCCACGCCCTCGTGCGAAACTGCGTGGACATTGCCACATCTGAGAACCTCACTGACTTCTTGATGGAAATGGGCTTCCGCATGGACCATGAGTTTGTTGCTAAGGGACATTTGTTCCGTAAGGGCATCATGAAGATTATGGTGTACAAGATTTTCCGCATCCTGGTGCCAGGGAACACAGACAGCACTGAGGCCTTGTCACTCTCTTATCTTGTGGAATTAAGTGTGGTAGCACCCGCTGGGCAGGATGTGGTCTCTGATGACATGAAGAACTTTGCAGAGCAGCTAAAACCTCTGGTTCACCTAGAGAAAATAGACCCCAAGAGGCTCATGTAA